One window of Cydia fagiglandana chromosome 19, ilCydFagi1.1, whole genome shotgun sequence genomic DNA carries:
- the LOC134673862 gene encoding zinc finger protein 239-like isoform X1: MSDGDSSAAVCSDGSAARARDQLAMTCVVVLERLRGDATLHNEAKPYGCEHCGKHFRNKIFLRNHVVNTHLSTGPTAFACDFCSSTFQTIFLIIEHVKSEHGVTNFMCAECEYTTSSKKSLETHLKSHSVKNNFNCSHCSYTSSCKSDLQKHQTIHMAGKPFMCSDCDFKCSVESDLRRHQKTHNRRHHTGEKRYTCSYCDKQYTNKSSLQYHLMVHTGAKPFQCSHCDYKCKSKSRLKLHQRIHTGEKPYKCRHCNYKSTNSSGLRLHEKTHTGEKPYQCNDCEYKCRDKSNLKLHLMIHTGAKPLKCSYCDYRCRQRANLLAHQNIHTGGREKPFKCSDCDYKCRTSYKLRTHERTHTGEKPFTCMHCDYKFSQKSNLQRHQKMHTGTKPKK; this comes from the exons ATGAGTGACGGCGACTCGTCAGCGGCGG TGTGTTCGGACGGCAGCGCCGCCCGCGCCAGGGACCAGCTCGCGATGACTTGTGTCGTGGTGCTCGAGCGCCTCCGCGGCGACGCGACTCTTCACAATGAAGCCAAACCATACGGCTGCGAACACTGTGGCAAGCATTTCAGAAACAAGATTTTCTTAAGAAACCACGTAGTAAACACACACTTGTCCACCGGACCAACAGCATTTGCTTGTGATTTTTGTAGTTCTACTTTTCAAACCATATTTCTTATAATCGAACACGTGAAAAGCGAACACGGTGTTACAAATTTCATGTGTGCTGAATGTGAGTATACAACAAGTTCCAAGAAAAGTTTGGAGACTCATTTAAAGAGTCACTCAGTTaagaataattttaattgtagtcactgtagttaCACGAGTTCGTGTAAAAGTGATTTACAGAAACACCAAACAATACACATGGCTGGAAAACCTTTTATGTGTAGCGACTGCGATTTCAAATGCAGTGTTGAATCAGATCTGCGACGTCACCAGAAGACGCACAACCGGAGACACCATACTGGCGAGAAACGATATACATGCAGCTACTGTGATAAACAATATACTAATAAATCAAGCTTACAATATCATTTGATggtacatactggggcgaagccatttcaatgtagccactgtgattataAATGTAAGTCGAAATCACGCTTAAAATTACACCAGAGGATACACACTGGAGAAAAGCCTTACAAATGTAGGCATTGTAACTACAAAAGCACAAATAGTTCCGGCTTACGACTCCATGAAAAGACACATACTGGCGAGAAACCTTATCAGTGTAATGACTGTGAATACAAATGCAGAGATAAatcaaatttaaaattacacctgatgatacatactggggctaAGCCATTAAAATGTAGCTATTGCGACTACAGGTGCAGGCAGAGAGCAAACTTGTTAGCACACCAGAACATACACACCGGAGGCAGAGAGAAGCCGTTCAAATGTAGTGATTGCGATTACAAGTGCAGGACTAGTTATAAGTTACGAACACACGAAAGGACACACACTGGTGAGAAACCTTTCACATGTATGCATTGTGATTACAAATTCAGTCAAAAATCCAACTTACAACGTCACCAGAAGATGCATACTGGGACGAAGCCTAAAAAGTAA